From Pseudomonas sp. B21-028, one genomic window encodes:
- a CDS encoding VOC family protein, with the protein MSLSPFHLAIPVYDLAAARSFYGEVFGLEEGRSSTRWVDFNFYGHQLVIHEHPKTPSQEDGHSNPVDGHDVPVPHFGVILGWESWEALAERLKSFGTEFVIEPYIRFQGQVGEQATMFLFDPCGNALEFKAFKDMSQIFAK; encoded by the coding sequence ATGAGCCTTTCGCCTTTCCACCTCGCAATCCCCGTCTACGACCTGGCAGCCGCACGATCCTTTTATGGTGAAGTCTTTGGCCTGGAAGAGGGACGTTCCAGCACCCGGTGGGTCGACTTCAATTTCTATGGCCACCAACTGGTCATTCATGAGCACCCCAAGACGCCATCGCAAGAGGACGGCCACAGCAATCCGGTCGATGGACACGACGTTCCCGTTCCGCATTTCGGCGTCATCCTGGGGTGGGAATCGTGGGAGGCGCTGGCGGAGCGCCTGAAGTCCTTTGGCACCGAGTTCGTGATCGAGCCCTACATCCGCTTCCAGGGGCAGGTGGGTGAGCAGGCCACCATGTTTCTGTTCGATCCATGCGGTAACGCTTTGGAGTTCAAGGCTTTCAAGGACATGAGCCAGATCTTCGCGAAATAA
- the bcsQ gene encoding cellulose biosynthesis protein BcsQ, which translates to MSRFGESAASYIEMENSFSYKELPESPIIAAAAVPADPEKSTATVLPQSVEMPDPLPATLATPVHPLDRRVEPVLDDLLETTSAGDAVSEPVPAPANACSLRSLLAEVALERQAEARAQNEEALRRSIPNGSVAVTPARVIAVVSPKGGVGKSTLCAALAGALGGKGRRLAIDLDPQNALQYHLGVSPDVAGMASASLTGECWNGLLLDGIGGTRVLPFGPVSGQERRALERFLEDDTHWLARQLARMDLVADDVVILDTPPGRTLYLEQVLDVADQVIVVITPDPASFMTLDPIDRLLEGRAHQAWRRDCHYVVNQFDASRTFCQDMLEVLKRRFGKQLIGVLPLDHAISEGLAFGVNPLLEDEDSSARQEVLAIADALKSPVRTSALAGSRAS; encoded by the coding sequence ATGAGCAGGTTCGGAGAAAGTGCGGCCAGTTACATCGAGATGGAAAATTCCTTTAGTTACAAGGAATTGCCCGAATCTCCGATCATTGCCGCAGCTGCCGTTCCCGCAGACCCGGAAAAATCGACGGCGACTGTTCTGCCTCAGTCGGTCGAGATGCCGGACCCACTGCCTGCGACACTGGCGACGCCAGTTCATCCGCTGGACCGACGAGTCGAGCCAGTACTGGATGATCTGCTTGAGACCACGTCGGCCGGCGATGCCGTCTCCGAACCTGTTCCAGCCCCCGCCAATGCTTGTTCATTGCGTTCCCTGCTGGCTGAAGTCGCGCTTGAGCGCCAGGCCGAGGCGCGTGCGCAGAACGAGGAGGCGTTACGCCGGTCGATCCCGAACGGCTCTGTGGCGGTCACTCCGGCCCGGGTCATCGCGGTGGTGTCGCCAAAGGGTGGCGTAGGCAAAAGTACGCTCTGTGCGGCGCTGGCGGGCGCGCTGGGTGGCAAGGGGCGCAGGCTGGCCATCGATCTGGATCCGCAGAACGCTTTGCAATACCACCTGGGTGTCAGTCCGGATGTCGCAGGCATGGCCAGCGCCAGCCTGACCGGCGAGTGCTGGAACGGCTTGCTCCTCGATGGTATTGGCGGAACCCGCGTTCTGCCTTTCGGTCCGGTCTCCGGGCAGGAGCGTCGTGCGCTCGAGCGTTTCCTCGAGGATGACACTCACTGGCTGGCGCGGCAGTTGGCGCGCATGGATCTGGTGGCTGACGATGTGGTGATTCTCGACACCCCCCCTGGCCGCACCCTGTATCTGGAGCAGGTACTCGATGTCGCCGATCAGGTGATCGTCGTCATCACGCCGGACCCGGCCTCGTTCATGACACTGGACCCGATCGATCGATTGCTCGAAGGGCGTGCCCATCAGGCCTGGCGTCGTGACTGTCACTATGTCGTCAACCAGTTCGATGCCTCGCGCACGTTCTGCCAGGACATGCTCGAAGTGCTCAAGCGTCGCTTCGGCAAACAACTGATCGGTGTCCTGCCGCTCGATCACGCCATCAGCGAAGGCCTCGCCTTTGGCGTCAACCCACTACTGGAAGACGAAGACTCGTCTGCACGGCAGGAAGTCCTGGCCATTGCCGATGCGCTGAAGTCACCTGTCCGGACCTCTGCATTGGCAGGTAGTCGCGCATCATGA